The Engraulis encrasicolus isolate BLACKSEA-1 chromosome 22, IST_EnEncr_1.0, whole genome shotgun sequence genome includes a region encoding these proteins:
- the tomm5 gene encoding mitochondrial import receptor subunit TOM5 homolog, with protein MFKLEGLGPKMDPEEMKRKMREDVIASVRNFLLYVALLRVTPYVLKKLDSI; from the exons ATGTTTAAACTTGAAGGTCTTGGTCCTAAAATGGACCCCGAAGAGATGAAAAGGAAAATGAGAGAGGATGTCATTGCCTCCGTGAGGAACTTCTTACTTTATGTCGCCCTTCTCAGAGTCA CACCTTATGTTTTGAAGAAACTGGACAGCATTTGA